GGCGGTTCCGCGGTCGAGAAGAGCCGCGGAACCGCCGCGAGAATCCCGGAGCTGTCTCCGGTGCGGGGTCACCAGTGCGGGACCGGGATGGGAATCGGCACGCTTTGAATCACGAAATGCGGGAACGGGAACGCGACGAACACCCGATGCCTTCGATAGCGCGGGTACGGATACGCGTAGTAATCGGGGGCGTAGCCGTAAGCATAGGGCGCGTAGTCGTACGCGTAAGGCTGGTAGTAGCCGTAGCCGCCGCCGTACTAATGGCCGCCGCGGTAGTACTCGCGATGGCCGCCGTAACCGCCGCGCCGCTCGTAACCGCCCTGGCGGCCGTAGTCGCCACCGCGATGGCGATCGCCGCCGCCGTCATAGCTGCGGCTTTCCTGCCGCCGGCCGGAATCGTGGCCCCGGTATCCCTGAGCATTCGCCGACCCCGCGCCGAAAGCGAGAAGAGCTCCGGAAACGACGGCGGCGAGAACGAGTTTCTTTCCTTCCATAGTGACCTCCGGCCCGGAGTCATCGCAACGTCGGTGCCATTCCACCCGGCTCGATGAATCCCGACAACCATTTGTCCGTCAGCGGTTTACGAGCACCCGAAGAGGCGGTCTCGGTTCCCGTCTGTCCGCCCGGTTCGATGCCCGCCCTCGACGGGTGACAGCCGGCACGTTCGATGCAGCGCGATTCACCGTGAGAAAACTTCTCCTTCTCCCGCTCCTGGCACTCGTCTCCGGCTGCGCGCGAACCGACTCGCGGATCTCCGACCACGTCAAGAGCCGGATCTCCCGCGAGCCCGGAATCTCGTCGCAGGCGATCTCGGCGGACACCCGAGACGGCATCGTCACGCTTTCCGGAACGGTCGAATCTCCCGAGCAGAAGGAACAGGCTCTTCGGACGGCCCGGGAAACGGCCGGCGTCCGCTCGGTCATCGACGAGATCCACGTGACCTCGGCCGCGGGACCCGGAGAGGTCAGCGCGAACGCCCCGAGCTCGCTCACCGGAGCGATGCCGCCGGGTGGGAGGAGCCCCGCCGCGGCTCCGCCGACGAAATCGGGGACCGACACTCCCCCGCCGCCATAGGCCGGCACAGACCCCGGAAGCGCGTGCGCGATCCGGGACGTCTGGCCCTTCCTCACATCACCGACCCGCCCCGGAAGCCGCTCGCTGATGCGCCGCGGCCGTGGTCGCGCTCGTCACCACGAAGACGTTGAACTCGGGTCCCGTCCCGGGCGGCGTCTTCCACCCCACCGGGCGGGCCGGCGGAAACGCCCGCAGCGGCACGTTCACCCCGGCTCCGCGATACACGCCCGCGGCCACCGGCGTCCCGTAGAAATCCTGGGCATTCCGGATTTCGAAGCGATCGCCGCCGCGGAGTACCGCGGAGAGATCGACGACAGCCGCGGGACGCCGATCGGCGTTGAACACCGTCACGATCGCACGACCCTTCTCGTAGCGGTCGGGCCGCACGAAAACCGCCGAGCCGATCGGCTGGCGGACGTATCGGTTGCCGGGAAATCGACCGGCGTCGAGGTTTGCGAGGCTCGCGAACACCGTGTTCCCCGAAAAATCGACGACGCCGTTCTTCGGGTTCATCCGCACCTCGCCGTTGACGACGACGTTGTCGCGGACGACCGCGCGATCGACTCCCCGCCCGTACGGGTCGTATCCGAGATTGATCTGCGTGCCTCGACCGCCCGAATACCAGAGGAGATTCCCCACGATCCGGGTGTTCGCCGCCACGCGACCTCCCCCGACGAGGATGTTGTTGGCGGGGTCGCCGACGGGGGTGCCGTTCTCGAAGATCGTGTTTCCCTCGATGTCGAGATTGTCGAGCCCCGCCTTCGCGCTGCCGTAGGCCTGGATTCCGTTGTCGAAGTTCTCGAAGATGACGTTGTCGACGATCCGCTTCGTCCCCACGACGTTCTGCACGTAGATTCCGTGTCCGTGGCCCCGGTCGGGCGCCGTCCATCCGTTGTAGTAGACGAGACATCCGGAGACCTCGAGATCGATCGCTTCCTTCCAGAGCGCGACCGAGGCGAGATCGTGAGCGACGAGGTCGATGAGCTTCAACCCGGCACCCGTCGCCCCCGTCTCCTCGGTCTCGAGGATCCCGCGCGGCACGTCGGTCGGATACGGGCCTTCCTGCCGCGACACGCGGAGCGCGGCGGAGCTCGTCACCTCGAAATCCCGGTACCAGGCGTCGTGGCCCGAGATCTTGAGCGTCCCGTCGATCGTCGCGCGCGCCGAGGGAGCGGCGCGAACGACGACCGGAGCGCCGGGGCGGCCCCGCAGCGCGGCGCGGAACTCGCCGCGGTAAACCCCGGCGAGGAGGAGCACCGTGTCGCCCGGATGCACGCGGGCGGGCTGCGCGAGCGCCGTCGCGAGGTCCCACGGGCGCCGGCGACTCCCGTCGCCCGACGGAGTTCCGTCCGGCGCGGCGAAGAACTCGGAAGCCGGCGCCGCCGCGGCGGACGCGAGCGCCACGGCCGTGGCGAGCACGCGAAGAGCGATCGTTTTCAGCGCCGGCCCACGGCTGCAAGCGGCGTGCCCCGCGCTCGGGGCACGCCGCTCCCGGTTCCTTCCGCCGGCTAGGCCGGTCCCTTCCGGTCCGCGGGAGCCGGGCCGGTGGTCGGAGACGGCCCCGTGGGTGCAGGCGTCGGAGCGGGAGCCGGAGGGGGAGCCGGCGACGGCGAAGGCGACGGGGACGGCGACGGGGAAACGGAGCCGAGGGGGAGGAGGACGAACACGTTGAACTCCTCCGACGGGGAAGGAGCGGCCCAACCGACGGGCGCGGCGACCGTCAGCCCGTGCATCGGGACCGCGATCGGCTTCCCGTCGTAGGTTCCCGAGGCGACGGGCGCGCCGTAGAAATCGCGCGCGTTCCGGATTTCCCAGCTCTGTCCCGCCGCCAGGACTCCGGAGACGTCCGCGTCGACGAACGGCGCGCCGGCGCCGGTATACGCGATGATCGTCGCGCGCCCCGGCTCGTAGGCGTTCGGCCGGACGAACGCGACGCTGATGCCGGGATGCGACCAGAGATAGGAGTTCTGCGGAAACTCGGCGGCGTTCCATCCGAAGATCGACGAGTAGATCGTGTTCTGCGTCATGACGGTGCCGGAATTGGAGGCGTTCTGCTTGATCACCCCGTTGACGAAAGCGTTCCCGGTGACGACGGCGTCGGACGTGCCCCGTCCCAGGTCCGCGTATCCGAGGTCGATGTCGTTGCCGTTGCCCCACTGGGAGAAATACACGAAATTGTCGGTCACGACCGGCCGGTGCGCGACGACGCCGCCGCCGATCGTGATGTTGTCGGCGGGCGAATTCACGATCTCGCCGTTGCCGAAGATGGTGTTGCCGTCGATCGTGATGTCGTCGAGGAAGGAGTTCTCGGTGCCGTAGACCTGGATGCCGTTGCAGAAGTTCTGGAAGATCACGTTGTCGCGGATCGTCTTGGTCCCTTCGCGGTTCTGCACGTAGAGACCGTGGCCGTGGCCGCGGTCGGGCGCCGTCCAGCCGTTGTCGGAGATGAGCGAGCCGTAGAACTCGACGTTCGTCGCCTCCTTCCAGAGGCCGACGTCCTGGACGTCGTGGATGACGAGATTGATGAACTTCAGCCCGTCGCCGGTGCGGGAGGACTGCTCGGTCTGGACGTTTCCGCGTCCGATGTCGGTCGGGTTCGAGCCGGTCTGCCGCGAGACCCGGTTCGGATCGGAGCTCGTGATCTCGAAGCCCCAGTACCAGGCGTACGAGCCCGCGACCGTGAAGATCGATTTCCAGCCGGAATCGCCGCCGTCGATCGTCGCGCGTTCTCCGGGGTACTGGCGCACGACGATCGGGGCGTCGGCGGTGCCGTTCAGATTCGCCGTGTACGTGCCGCGATAGGTTCCGCCCCGAAGCCAGATCGTGTCTCCGGGGCGAACGGAGGCCGGCTGCGCGAGCGCGGTCGCGAGGTCCCACGGATGATCGGCGTCGCCCGGGGCGTCGGGCGAACCGTTCGGCGAGACGTAGAAGTCCGAGGCGCCCGCCGCGATGGCGGCGGCGAGCGTCAGCAGAACGAGACCGAGAGTTTTCATGTCGGGGTTTCCTTTGGGTTGATGAGGGTGAGGGTTTTGCCGGCAGCGGCCGGCGGGATGACGAGGGAAAGACTCGGAAACGACGAACGATCTCGGACGATGGGTTTGTCAAAGAGCTCCGATGGAGTTTCGCGCGGGGTTGCTGCTGAAGGGCGAGATGGTACTGCGCCGGCAGCGAGTCAGAAAGGGGGTTTCTGCGAAATTAAATTTCATGCCAGGAACCGCCGGATATACTGACCGCCCCGGATGACAGCCTCGGTCCTTCTCCTCGCCGCCAGTCTCGCCGCGAAGGGGAATTCGCGATTTCCGGCGGCCTCCGGCCGCTGGGAGTTCACGACCACCTTCGCGATGGGAGGGCTCCCGGTCGCGCCTCCGCCGCGCACGGTCGAACGCTGCCTCGAGGGGCGGGACGATCCCGCGGCTCTCCTCGCCGAAATCGGCGCTCCCCCCGGCGACTGCCGGACCGACGGGTGGGCGGCCGAGGGGCGCGCGGTCCGCTGGACCGCGGCGTGCGAAGGACGTTACCGGGGACCCGGCACCGGCCGGCTCGCCTTCGACGGCGAACACGGCGAAGGGGAATTCACGATCGAGATCGAGGATGGCCGCGGAACGAAACATCCGGTGCGCTACCGGATCGAGGCGGCGAGGCGCGGAGCGTGCTCGCCGTGAAGCGCTGCTGGGTCGGGGTCGATCTCGGGGGAACCAAGATCCTCGCCGGCGTGTTCTCGCCGCGCGGACGGTGGCTCGGCCGATGCAAGCGGGCGACGCCCTTCGCCTCCCCGGGGAAGGCGCTGATCGCCGCGATCGGGGAAGCGATCGAAGGCGCCATCGCCCACGCCGGCGTCACCCAAAAGGCCGTCGGAGGGATAGGTCTCGGATGTCCCGGGCCTCTCGACCCGGAGCGCGGCGTGATCCTCCGGACGCCTCATCTCGCGGCGCGCCGCGTCGTCCTCGGGCCGGCGATCGCCGGACGCTTCGGCAAGCCCGTCGTCCTCGAAAACGACGTTCACATGGCGATGCGCGGCGAGTGGCGGATGGGCGCCGGACGAGGGTTCCGGAACCTCGTCGGCCTCTGGATCGGGACGGGGGTCGGCGGCTGCGTGATCTCGGAAGGCCGCGTCGTGACCGGGGTCAACCGGAACGCCGGCGAGCTGGGTCACATGATCGTCGACGCGTCCCGAGCCCGCCCGGGAAGCGACGCGGGCTCGCTCGAATGGGAGGCGTCGAAATCGGGGATCGTCCGCTGGCTCCGCCGGCAGATCCGCGGCGGCCGGCGCTCGGTCCTCCGAAGCCGCGCGTTCGGTCCGGCGCGCCTCCACAGCCGCGACCTCGGGGACGCGTACCGCGCGGGAGACCGGCTCGCCGTCGAGGCCGTCGAGCGATCGGCGCGGCACGCCGGGATCGCGATCGCGAATCTCTTCGACGCGCTCGCCCCGGAGGTCTTCGTCCTCGGCGGCGGGATCGTCCAGGACGTCGGGGGAAGCTACGTCCGGCTCGCGCGCGAAGCCGCGATCGCGCACGCGTTCTCGACCGAGCTCGCGCGCCCGCGGGTCGTCGCGTCGATCCTGCACGAAGCGGCGGGGCCGCTCGGCGCCGCGCTCGCGGCGATGGAAGCGGCGCGAAGAGCCTCCCGATAGCCGGAAGGATCGATCCCTCGCGGCGCCGCCGGCGTCCGGCTCCCGAGCTTGGAAATTGCGTCCCGGTGCGATAGCCTTCACGCCAATTTAACGAGGTTTCATACGACCCGTCGAATCGTCATCGGTGCGGCCGGTTCGATCGCCCGAACGACAGCCCTCACTGCCCTCGCCGCCGGGATTCTCCTCGCGGCGGCCTGCGGCAGAGGCGGGCGGAATGGCGGGCGCCCGAACGTCCTTCTCGTCACGATCGACACCGTTCGCGCCGATCACCTCGGCGCCTACGGATACCGCGAGGCCGAGACGCCGAACCTCGATCGGCTCGCCGCGGAAGGGCTGCGCTTCGACGAGGCGATCAGCGCGGTTCCGCTGACTCTCCCCTCGCATGCGACGATCCTCTCGGGCCTTCTGCCGCCGCATCACGGGCTGAGGAACAACGGCGCCGGCCGGTTCCCCGCCTCGCGCGAAACGCTCGCGACCCGGCTCTCCGCGGCCGGGTATCGAACGGGAGCGTTCGTCGGCGCCTACGTCCTCGACCACCGTTTCGGGCTCGCCCGCGGCTTCGACCGGTACGACGACGAGATCGCGCGCGACCCGGCCGCGCCCAGCGCGCTCGAAGCGGAGCGCCCCGGGCGCGAAGTCGTCGACCGCGCGCTCGGCTGGCTCGGGGAAAACGATCCCCGCCCGTTCTTCGCCTGGGTTCACCTCTACGACGCCCACGCCCCGTACGACCCGCCCGAACCGTTCAAGTCCCGCCACGCCGGACGTCCCTACGACGGCGAGGTCGCCTCCGTCGATTCGCAGGTCGGCCGCCTCCTCGACTGGATCGCTTCGACCGGGCGCGGCGGCACCACGATCGTCGCGGTCGCGGCCGACCACGGCGAGGCCCTCGGGGAGCACGGCGAGCTGACTCACGGCTTCTTCGTGTACGAGGCCACCCTGCACGTTCCCCTTCTCCTGCGGGCGCCCCGTCTGTCGCCGCGCGCCGTCGCGACTCCCGTCAGTCTCGCCGACCTCGCGCCGACGCTCGCCGGTCTGGCCGGAACGCCGCTGACGGGCGCTCTGGACGGACGGGATCTCTCGCCGATTCTGCGCCGGGGCGCCGAACCGGCCGCCGCGGACCTCTATTCGGAGACGGAATACCCGCGCATTTTCGGCTGGAGCGGTCTCTCCGCGCTCCGGCGGAAGAACCTGAAATACATCGAAGCCCCCCGGCCGGAGCTCTACGACCTCGCGCGGGATCCGAAGGAGGCGCGAAGCCTCGGCGCCGCGCCACGAACCGATCTTGCGGCCGCGATCGCGGTGTTTCGGCGCGATGCGCTCGTCCCCGAAAAGCCGCCGTCCGCCGGCGACCGCGAGTCGGCCGCGAAGCTCGCGTCGCTCGGCTACATATCGGGATCGCCCTCCGCCGCGGAGAATTCCACCCTCCGGGATCCGAAGGACGTCGTCGCCGCGTTTCGCCAGTTCGAGGACGCGCACTGGGATCTCGTCGGCGGACGCGTCGAGCCGGCGCGACAGAAGCTCCTCGCGGCGCTCCGG
This genomic stretch from Thermoanaerobaculia bacterium harbors:
- a CDS encoding BON domain-containing protein — encoded protein: MRKLLLLPLLALVSGCARTDSRISDHVKSRISREPGISSQAISADTRDGIVTLSGTVESPEQKEQALRTARETAGVRSVIDEIHVTSAAGPGEVSANAPSSLTGAMPPGGRSPAAAPPTKSGTDTPPPP
- a CDS encoding right-handed parallel beta-helix repeat-containing protein, which translates into the protein MLATAVALASAAAAPASEFFAAPDGTPSGDGSRRRPWDLATALAQPARVHPGDTVLLLAGVYRGEFRAALRGRPGAPVVVRAAPSARATIDGTLKISGHDAWYRDFEVTSSAALRVSRQEGPYPTDVPRGILETEETGATGAGLKLIDLVAHDLASVALWKEAIDLEVSGCLVYYNGWTAPDRGHGHGIYVQNVVGTKRIVDNVIFENFDNGIQAYGSAKAGLDNLDIEGNTIFENGTPVGDPANNILVGGGRVAANTRIVGNLLWYSGGRGTQINLGYDPYGRGVDRAVVRDNVVVNGEVRMNPKNGVVDFSGNTVFASLANLDAGRFPGNRYVRQPIGSAVFVRPDRYEKGRAIVTVFNADRRPAAVVDLSAVLRGGDRFEIRNAQDFYGTPVAAGVYRGAGVNVPLRAFPPARPVGWKTPPGTGPEFNVFVVTSATTAAAHQRAASGAGR
- a CDS encoding right-handed parallel beta-helix repeat-containing protein, translated to MKTLGLVLLTLAAAIAAGASDFYVSPNGSPDAPGDADHPWDLATALAQPASVRPGDTIWLRGGTYRGTYTANLNGTADAPIVVRQYPGERATIDGGDSGWKSIFTVAGSYAWYWGFEITSSDPNRVSRQTGSNPTDIGRGNVQTEQSSRTGDGLKFINLVIHDVQDVGLWKEATNVEFYGSLISDNGWTAPDRGHGHGLYVQNREGTKTIRDNVIFQNFCNGIQVYGTENSFLDDITIDGNTIFGNGEIVNSPADNITIGGGVVAHRPVVTDNFVYFSQWGNGNDIDLGYADLGRGTSDAVVTGNAFVNGVIKQNASNSGTVMTQNTIYSSIFGWNAAEFPQNSYLWSHPGISVAFVRPNAYEPGRATIIAYTGAGAPFVDADVSGVLAAGQSWEIRNARDFYGAPVASGTYDGKPIAVPMHGLTVAAPVGWAAPSPSEEFNVFVLLPLGSVSPSPSPSPSPSPAPPPAPAPTPAPTGPSPTTGPAPADRKGPA
- a CDS encoding DUF3617 family protein, which translates into the protein MTASVLLLAASLAAKGNSRFPAASGRWEFTTTFAMGGLPVAPPPRTVERCLEGRDDPAALLAEIGAPPGDCRTDGWAAEGRAVRWTAACEGRYRGPGTGRLAFDGEHGEGEFTIEIEDGRGTKHPVRYRIEAARRGACSP
- a CDS encoding ROK family protein, encoding MKRCWVGVDLGGTKILAGVFSPRGRWLGRCKRATPFASPGKALIAAIGEAIEGAIAHAGVTQKAVGGIGLGCPGPLDPERGVILRTPHLAARRVVLGPAIAGRFGKPVVLENDVHMAMRGEWRMGAGRGFRNLVGLWIGTGVGGCVISEGRVVTGVNRNAGELGHMIVDASRARPGSDAGSLEWEASKSGIVRWLRRQIRGGRRSVLRSRAFGPARLHSRDLGDAYRAGDRLAVEAVERSARHAGIAIANLFDALAPEVFVLGGGIVQDVGGSYVRLAREAAIAHAFSTELARPRVVASILHEAAGPLGAALAAMEAARRASR
- a CDS encoding sulfatase-like hydrolase/transferase, yielding MEIASRCDSLHANLTRFHTTRRIVIGAAGSIARTTALTALAAGILLAAACGRGGRNGGRPNVLLVTIDTVRADHLGAYGYREAETPNLDRLAAEGLRFDEAISAVPLTLPSHATILSGLLPPHHGLRNNGAGRFPASRETLATRLSAAGYRTGAFVGAYVLDHRFGLARGFDRYDDEIARDPAAPSALEAERPGREVVDRALGWLGENDPRPFFAWVHLYDAHAPYDPPEPFKSRHAGRPYDGEVASVDSQVGRLLDWIASTGRGGTTIVAVAADHGEALGEHGELTHGFFVYEATLHVPLLLRAPRLSPRAVATPVSLADLAPTLAGLAGTPLTGALDGRDLSPILRRGAEPAAADLYSETEYPRIFGWSGLSALRRKNLKYIEAPRPELYDLARDPKEARSLGAAPRTDLAAAIAVFRRDALVPEKPPSAGDRESAAKLASLGYISGSPSAAENSTLRDPKDVVAAFRQFEDAHWDLVGGRVEPARQKLLAALRSDPDNPVFLDSLGLSYRRLGDFDAAIRAYRRAVALSPGDADTRYDLAVTLKEAGRIDEALSAAQDALQHDASSPEAIDILGIALLAKGRPEEALAQFDRAAALDPRDARTQNNRGNVLRQLKRPAEAEAAYRRAIALAPRYAEPWNGLGTLEVDDRRFAEAVASFDRAIALAPDDHEARLNRGIALEMAGDLPSAESAYRDFLHAASNDPRFLRECQVASQLIARLARRESRVPEPERR